In a single window of the Thiohalospira halophila DSM 15071 genome:
- a CDS encoding NUDIX hydrolase, whose translation MSGVGEQPDPVIEALSRAIAGEREFRPADDSLEALGAFQPIVETLCQLGDDGFLDVGEPRRDESTRLGYYDYVEVRAVHGSAHTLLERAREQGLEIPEARPEPPSLVDVREEGRAVDAEPEAAPAASPAPEVEAPRVAAAAVVVHQGSVLLVRRAHPPRAGLWAIPGGMVKAGESLQEAAEREIHEETGLTIRAGAPVHAFDLMERDDQGRLRFHYVVVDLTADYLEGEVVAASDAAEARWVTPAELADLPVDGETRRILRRQGFTAA comes from the coding sequence ATGAGCGGGGTGGGCGAGCAGCCGGATCCCGTGATCGAGGCCCTCTCCCGGGCCATCGCCGGGGAGCGGGAGTTCCGGCCGGCGGACGATTCCCTGGAGGCGCTGGGTGCCTTCCAGCCCATCGTGGAGACTCTCTGCCAGCTGGGAGACGATGGCTTCCTCGACGTCGGCGAGCCCCGGCGCGACGAGAGCACCCGCCTGGGCTACTACGACTACGTCGAGGTCCGGGCCGTCCATGGCAGCGCCCACACGCTCCTCGAGCGGGCGCGCGAGCAGGGGCTCGAGATCCCGGAGGCCCGGCCCGAGCCGCCCTCCCTCGTGGACGTCCGTGAGGAGGGGCGTGCGGTGGACGCCGAGCCGGAAGCGGCCCCTGCCGCCTCCCCCGCGCCCGAGGTGGAGGCGCCGCGAGTGGCGGCCGCGGCCGTGGTGGTGCATCAGGGGTCGGTACTGCTGGTGCGGCGCGCCCATCCGCCCCGGGCCGGCCTCTGGGCCATCCCCGGCGGCATGGTCAAGGCGGGGGAGAGCCTGCAGGAGGCGGCGGAGCGCGAGATCCACGAGGAGACCGGGCTGACCATCCGCGCCGGCGCCCCGGTGCACGCGTTCGACCTCATGGAGCGGGACGACCAGGGTCGGCTTCGTTTCCACTACGTCGTGGTGGATCTCACGGCCGATTACCTCGAGGGTGAGGTCGTGGCGGCCTCGGACGCCGCCGAGGCTCGCTGGGTCACGCCGGCCGAGCTGGCCGACCTGCCGGTGGACGGGGAGACCCGGCGGATCCTGCGCCGCCAGGGGTTCACCGCGGCCTAG
- a CDS encoding BolA family protein codes for MSRKQRIEQRLTEELAPEYLAVEDESHMHNVPEGAESHFRVTLVTPSFEGESRVGRHRAVNRALAAEFEQGLHALALHTHAPSEWSGEADPASPPCLGGGKA; via the coding sequence ATGTCGCGCAAGCAGCGCATCGAACAGCGCCTCACCGAGGAACTCGCGCCCGAGTACCTGGCGGTGGAGGACGAGAGCCATATGCACAACGTACCGGAGGGGGCGGAGTCCCACTTCCGGGTGACCCTCGTGACCCCGAGTTTCGAAGGGGAGTCCCGGGTGGGGCGCCACCGCGCCGTGAACCGCGCCCTGGCGGCGGAATTCGAGCAGGGGCTCCATGCCCTGGCCTTGCACACCCACGCCCCCTCCGAATGGAGCGGTGAGGCCGATCCCGCCTCGCCGCCCTGCCTGGGGGGCGGCAAGGCATGA
- the alr gene encoding alanine racemase: MTRPVRAAIDTRALANNLAVARSRAPAEPLWAVVKADAYGHGAVTAARALVAAGADGLCVASVEEAEALRAGGIDAPILLLEGFFEPAEIPRCAALGLAVVVHAPWQLTALEVARPEWPLTTWVKVDTGMHRIGFHPEEVGPVRDRLRAASAVAGEPGLMTHLARADDRSEPATTNQLRAFDTLEQPGAVSIANSAGILGWPGARRGLLRPGIMLYGVSPFPEEVAGDHGLVPVMTLHSRLIAVRRLAAGDAVGYGGTWTCPEAMPVGVVAIGYGDGYPRHAPSGTPVLVDGVEVPLIGRVSMDMITVDLRGHPAAEPGAPVTLWGDGLPVERVATAAGTIGYELLCGVTRRVPRDSIA, from the coding sequence ATGACGCGCCCGGTCCGCGCCGCCATCGACACCCGGGCGCTGGCGAACAACCTCGCCGTGGCCCGCTCGCGGGCACCCGCCGAGCCGCTCTGGGCGGTGGTCAAGGCCGACGCCTACGGCCACGGCGCGGTGACGGCCGCCCGGGCGCTGGTGGCCGCCGGCGCCGACGGCCTCTGCGTGGCCTCCGTGGAGGAGGCGGAGGCGCTGCGGGCCGGCGGTATTGATGCCCCCATTCTCCTGCTGGAGGGCTTCTTCGAGCCGGCCGAGATCCCGCGCTGCGCCGCTCTCGGGCTGGCCGTGGTGGTCCACGCCCCGTGGCAGCTCACCGCCCTGGAGGTCGCGCGACCGGAGTGGCCGCTTACCACCTGGGTGAAGGTGGATACCGGCATGCACCGCATCGGCTTCCACCCCGAGGAGGTCGGGCCGGTCCGGGACCGGCTTCGGGCGGCCTCCGCCGTGGCCGGGGAGCCGGGCCTGATGACCCACCTGGCGCGCGCCGATGACCGGAGTGAGCCGGCGACCACCAACCAGCTTCGAGCCTTCGATACGCTGGAACAGCCCGGGGCGGTCTCCATCGCCAACTCGGCCGGGATCCTGGGCTGGCCCGGGGCTCGACGGGGCCTTCTGCGCCCGGGGATCATGCTCTACGGCGTCTCGCCCTTCCCCGAGGAGGTGGCGGGGGACCACGGGCTGGTGCCGGTGATGACCCTGCACTCCCGGCTCATAGCCGTCCGCAGGCTGGCCGCCGGGGATGCCGTGGGCTACGGCGGCACCTGGACCTGCCCGGAGGCCATGCCGGTGGGGGTGGTGGCCATCGGCTACGGCGACGGCTATCCGCGGCACGCGCCCAGCGGGACGCCGGTGCTCGTGGACGGGGTGGAGGTGCCGCTCATCGGCCGGGTCTCCATGGACATGATCACCGTCGACCTGCGCGGTCACCCGGCGGCGGAGCCGGGCGCCCCGGTGACCCTCTGGGGCGACGGCCTGCCGGTGGAGCGGGTGGCCACGGCGGCGGGCACCATCGGCTACGAGCTCCTGTGCGGCGTCACCCGCCGGGTGCCGCGCGACAGCATCGCATGA
- the dnaB gene encoding replicative DNA helicase, whose translation MAELVAADRDAGDLRIPPHSDEAEQAVLGGLMLDNDAWDQVADRVSEGDFYRRNHQLIFSAVRDLAEMNSPFDVVTVSESLDRRAQLEEVGGLAYLSTLARNTPSAANIQTYARIVRDRSILRELVHVGTQVADSAYNPEGRTTETLLDEAESYVFEIAERGARGRQGFRGMPELLSETVDRIERLIDQDDEYTGLPTGFTDLDNKTGGLQASDLVIVAARPSMGKTTFAMNIAETAAIKHQRPVAVFSMEMSADQLTMRLLSSLGQIEQGRLRNGRLDDTDWSRLSSAVSLLQGAPIFVDDTPALTPTDLRARCRRLKREKGDLGLVVVDYLQLMQSPNGARENRTNEISEISRGLKALARELNVPVMALSQLNRSLEQRTNKRPIMSDLRESGAIEQDADVILFIYRDEVYNEDSEYKGLAEVITGKQRNGPTGQDMLVFQGEFTRFRNYVRDGGDGWG comes from the coding sequence ATGGCCGAGCTCGTCGCAGCCGACCGCGACGCCGGGGACCTGCGCATCCCGCCCCACTCCGATGAGGCGGAGCAGGCCGTCCTCGGCGGCCTCATGCTGGACAACGACGCCTGGGACCAGGTGGCCGACCGGGTCTCGGAGGGGGACTTCTACCGCCGCAACCACCAGCTGATCTTCTCGGCGGTGCGGGACCTGGCGGAAATGAATTCCCCCTTCGACGTGGTCACGGTCTCCGAATCCCTGGACCGCCGCGCCCAGCTCGAGGAGGTGGGCGGCCTTGCCTACCTCAGTACCCTGGCGCGCAATACCCCCAGCGCGGCCAATATCCAGACCTACGCCCGGATCGTCCGGGACCGCTCCATCCTCCGGGAGCTGGTCCACGTGGGCACCCAGGTCGCCGATAGCGCCTACAATCCCGAAGGTCGTACCACCGAGACCCTGCTGGACGAGGCGGAGAGTTACGTCTTCGAGATCGCCGAGCGCGGTGCACGGGGGCGCCAGGGTTTCCGGGGCATGCCGGAGCTACTGTCGGAGACGGTGGACCGCATCGAGCGGCTCATCGATCAGGACGACGAATACACCGGCCTGCCCACCGGCTTTACCGACCTGGACAACAAGACCGGCGGCCTTCAGGCGTCGGACCTGGTCATCGTCGCGGCCCGCCCCTCCATGGGCAAGACCACCTTCGCCATGAACATCGCGGAGACCGCGGCCATCAAGCACCAGCGGCCGGTGGCGGTCTTCTCCATGGAGATGTCCGCCGACCAGCTCACCATGCGCCTGCTCTCCTCCCTGGGGCAGATCGAGCAGGGCCGGCTGCGCAACGGCCGGCTGGACGATACCGACTGGTCGCGCCTGAGCTCTGCCGTGAGCCTGCTCCAGGGCGCGCCGATCTTCGTCGACGACACCCCGGCGCTGACCCCCACCGACCTCCGCGCCCGCTGCCGCCGCCTGAAACGGGAGAAGGGCGACCTCGGGCTGGTGGTGGTGGACTACCTCCAGCTCATGCAGTCCCCCAACGGCGCGCGCGAGAACCGGACCAACGAGATCTCCGAGATCAGTCGTGGCCTCAAGGCGCTGGCGCGGGAGCTCAACGTGCCGGTGATGGCGCTGTCCCAGCTCAATCGCTCCCTGGAGCAGCGGACCAACAAGCGGCCGATAATGTCCGACCTGCGCGAGTCCGGCGCCATCGAGCAGGATGCCGACGTCATCCTGTTCATCTATCGCGACGAGGTCTACAACGAGGACAGCGAATACAAGGGGCTGGCCGAGGTGATCACCGGCAAGCAGCGTAACGGCCCCACCGGCCAGGACATGCTGGTCTTCCAGGGCGAGTTCACGCGCTTTCGCAACTACGTCCGCGACGGCGGCGACGGCTGGGGATGA
- the rplI gene encoding 50S ribosomal protein L9, producing the protein MEVILLDNVRNLGTLGDQVKVKPGYGRNYLVPQGKAVRATPDNIKAFEERRAELERQAAEARQAAQKRADAIAGVGPITLRRKSADEGRLFGSIAATDVAEALSEAGADVERKEVVFPEGAIRQTGEYQVEIHLHFDVVQPVTLVVEAE; encoded by the coding sequence ATGGAAGTGATCCTGCTCGATAATGTCCGCAATCTGGGCACCCTGGGTGACCAGGTGAAGGTCAAGCCCGGCTACGGCCGTAATTACCTCGTGCCGCAGGGCAAGGCGGTCCGCGCCACGCCGGATAATATCAAGGCGTTCGAGGAGCGCCGCGCCGAGCTGGAGCGGCAGGCTGCGGAGGCCCGTCAGGCGGCGCAGAAGCGGGCCGATGCCATTGCCGGGGTGGGCCCCATCACCCTGCGGCGCAAGTCCGCCGACGAGGGCAGGCTCTTCGGCTCCATCGCCGCCACCGATGTCGCTGAGGCCCTGTCCGAGGCCGGTGCCGACGTGGAGCGCAAGGAGGTTGTCTTCCCCGAGGGTGCCATCCGCCAGACCGGCGAGTACCAGGTGGAGATCCACCTGCACTTCGACGTGGTCCAGCCCGTCACCCTGGTGGTGGAGGCCGAGTAA
- a CDS encoding DUF2232 domain-containing protein, which translates to MKALAAYITRGHLSAALVAVAAAAAALFFAPLGYVSGAAVALMTLVAGPTSGLVVVAIAAGVTMLVGLAAVGEIAIGVGFAVAIWLPAWLVASVLRQTVSLPMAVMTAAGLGVLLILGIHAFVADPAALWEGQLQQVFSALEQQGGGLDPSAEEAMRALAGVMTGALGAGVALSLALTLFLARWLQAMLQKPGGFRAEFHSLRLDDRLAWVALAIAVGGAVAPGGAGVVAGHLTLVLVVLYLLQGIAVVHGTAGARGLGWQWLALLYALLLLVPYTIPVVAALGFLDTWLDVRRRLAPSGDGPQDG; encoded by the coding sequence GTGAAGGCCCTCGCCGCCTACATCACGCGCGGCCATCTCTCGGCCGCCCTGGTAGCGGTGGCGGCGGCCGCCGCGGCGCTCTTCTTTGCCCCGCTGGGCTATGTCAGCGGGGCCGCCGTGGCCCTGATGACCCTGGTGGCCGGCCCGACCAGCGGCCTGGTAGTGGTCGCGATTGCTGCGGGCGTGACCATGCTGGTGGGGCTGGCGGCGGTTGGCGAGATCGCCATCGGTGTCGGCTTCGCCGTCGCCATCTGGCTGCCGGCCTGGCTGGTGGCCAGCGTGCTGCGGCAAACGGTCTCCCTCCCCATGGCGGTGATGACCGCTGCGGGTCTGGGGGTGCTGCTCATCCTCGGCATTCATGCGTTCGTCGCCGATCCGGCGGCCCTGTGGGAGGGGCAGCTACAGCAGGTCTTTTCCGCCCTGGAACAGCAGGGCGGCGGCCTCGACCCCAGTGCCGAGGAGGCGATGCGGGCCCTGGCCGGGGTGATGACCGGGGCCCTGGGTGCCGGGGTCGCGCTGAGTCTGGCACTGACGCTGTTCCTGGCGCGCTGGTTGCAGGCGATGCTGCAGAAGCCGGGGGGGTTCCGGGCCGAGTTCCACTCCCTGCGGCTGGACGATCGGCTGGCCTGGGTGGCCCTGGCGATCGCGGTGGGGGGCGCGGTGGCGCCCGGCGGGGCCGGTGTGGTCGCCGGCCACCTCACCCTGGTGCTGGTGGTCCTCTACCTGCTCCAGGGGATCGCAGTGGTCCATGGCACGGCGGGTGCGCGGGGGCTGGGCTGGCAGTGGCTGGCCCTGCTCTATGCCCTGCTGCTCCTGGTGCCGTACACCATTCCGGTGGTGGCGGCGCTGGGTTTTCTGGATACGTGGCTGGATGTCCGTCGGCGACTGGCGCCGTCGGGCGACGGCCCTCAAGATGGTTGA